One genomic segment of Andreesenia angusta includes these proteins:
- a CDS encoding type I restriction endonuclease: MDFSEKLKGFSKRAEALKSTLGTEEATKTSLVMPFFQMLGYDVFNPGEFTPEFTADVGIKKGEKVDFAILKDGLPSILIEAKWVGEKLEKHDSQLFRYFGTTQAKFAILTNGVVYRFYTDLDEPNKMDEDPFFEFNLLDIKDSDISELKKFHKENFDMEEITDAASELKYSGMIKSFIGDQFDNPTEDFIKHILTNIYSGVRTQGVIDKFRPIIKKSLNQFVNELISDKIKQVIENHSSDDKNSVSEQTLDSSTEEEPASNPSDEIVTTLEELEAYTIIKSALRDCVDSSRISYKDTRSYFGILLDNNTRKWLCRLYLRENVKYIVIPDEDMNQVRFDFENLDQLYDFSTELKLRVSELDK; the protein is encoded by the coding sequence ATGGATTTTTCAGAAAAGTTAAAAGGTTTTTCTAAAAGAGCTGAGGCTCTTAAAAGCACTTTAGGAACAGAGGAGGCTACTAAGACATCGTTAGTTATGCCTTTTTTTCAAATGCTAGGATATGATGTTTTTAATCCAGGTGAATTTACACCTGAGTTCACAGCGGATGTAGGAATAAAAAAAGGAGAAAAAGTTGACTTTGCTATACTCAAAGATGGACTCCCTTCTATTCTTATCGAAGCCAAGTGGGTAGGAGAAAAGCTTGAAAAGCATGACTCTCAGCTATTCAGGTACTTCGGAACTACTCAAGCTAAGTTCGCAATACTCACTAACGGAGTAGTTTATAGGTTCTACACTGACCTTGACGAGCCAAATAAGATGGATGAAGACCCTTTCTTTGAATTTAACCTTTTAGACATTAAAGATAGCGACATCTCTGAGCTGAAAAAATTCCATAAAGAGAATTTCGACATGGAAGAAATAACTGATGCTGCGTCTGAACTTAAGTACTCAGGTATGATAAAAAGCTTTATTGGAGATCAATTTGACAATCCAACCGAAGATTTTATAAAGCACATACTTACAAACATATACTCTGGAGTAAGGACTCAAGGTGTTATCGATAAATTCAGACCTATAATTAAGAAGTCGCTAAACCAGTTCGTAAATGAACTCATAAGCGATAAAATCAAGCAAGTTATTGAAAACCACAGCTCTGATGATAAAAACAGCGTCAGTGAGCAAACTCTTGATTCAAGTACTGAAGAAGAGCCTGCTTCTAATCCTAGTGATGAAATAGTAACCACTCTCGAAGAGCTAGAAGCTTATACAATAATAAAGTCTGCACTTAGAGACTGTGTAGACTCTAGTAGAATTAGCTACAAAGATACTCGAAGCTATTTCGGAATACTTCTAGATAACAATACTAGAAAGTGGCTTTGCAGACTATACTTGAGAGAAAATGTTAAGTACATTGTGATTCCTGATGAAGATATGAATCAAGTTAGGTTCGACTTCGAAAATCTAGATCAACTATATGACTTTTCAACCGAACTCAAGTTAAGAGTGTCTGAATTGGATAAATAG
- a CDS encoding YqaJ viral recombinase family protein, producing the protein MIAKVLVNTPDLSYEEWLKYRTKGIGGSDCAAIAGMNPWKSPISTYRDKIGEGEPIPDNERMRIGRDLEDYVATRFEEATGLKTRRRNAILYHPEHEFMLANVDRLVVGTDEGLECKTTGSYSKKEWEEGIPQHYELQCHHYMAVTGYKAWWIACLIGNEQFVCKKIDRDEDIIDYLTTIEKNFWENHVLKREMPAPDGSDDSGEIIKMMYPRAVPESSIDLEESFIKSLERRDEIAGLIKKLEVEKKEIEQKIQLEMGENEKATVGERLITWKSVESSRIDSKRFKKDHPDLYAQYTNKNEYRRFKVK; encoded by the coding sequence ATGATAGCTAAAGTATTGGTTAACACACCGGATTTGAGTTATGAAGAGTGGCTGAAATATAGAACCAAAGGAATAGGAGGATCTGACTGCGCAGCTATAGCGGGAATGAATCCATGGAAAAGTCCAATATCGACTTACAGGGACAAGATAGGAGAAGGAGAGCCTATACCAGACAATGAACGTATGAGGATAGGAAGAGATCTGGAAGACTATGTGGCTACAAGATTTGAAGAGGCTACAGGGCTTAAGACAAGAAGAAGGAACGCAATACTATACCACCCGGAGCACGAGTTCATGCTGGCGAATGTAGACCGGCTGGTAGTCGGGACTGATGAGGGGCTTGAATGCAAGACCACTGGTTCTTACAGCAAGAAGGAATGGGAAGAGGGCATACCGCAGCACTACGAGCTCCAGTGCCACCACTATATGGCAGTCACAGGCTACAAAGCTTGGTGGATAGCTTGCTTAATCGGGAACGAGCAATTCGTCTGTAAGAAGATAGACAGAGACGAGGACATAATCGACTACTTGACAACTATAGAGAAAAATTTCTGGGAGAATCACGTTCTCAAAAGAGAAATGCCAGCACCAGATGGGTCCGATGACTCAGGGGAAATTATAAAGATGATGTACCCGAGAGCGGTCCCAGAAAGCTCGATAGACCTAGAAGAGAGTTTTATAAAAAGTCTAGAAAGGCGAGACGAGATAGCTGGACTGATAAAAAAGCTTGAAGTCGAAAAGAAAGAAATAGAGCAGAAAATACAACTAGAGATGGGTGAAAATGAAAAAGCTACAGTTGGAGAACGGCTCATAACTTGGAAGTCTGTTGAGAGCTCTAGAATCGACTCAAAACGATTCAAAAAAGACCATCCAGACCTATATGCCCAATACACAAATAAAAACGAATACAGACGTTTTAAAGTCAAATAA
- the recT gene encoding recombination protein RecT, producing MSNLKNQLANKAGGTATKKQPQTMQDWIKVMEPQIKKALPSVITAERFTRMALTAISTNPKLAECTPESFMGALMNAAQLGLEPNTPLGQAYLIPYGKSVQFQVGYKGLMELAQRSGQFKSIYAHTVYENDEFEVEYGLTQNIVHKPNFDDRGKPIGFYAVYKLTNGGENFVFMTQREVEEFGKAKSKTFNNGPWKTDFEAMAKKTVLKQLLKYAPIKVEFQREIAQDATIKTEIAEDMTEVPEEMVEAEYEVVEQNTMAEDADLKGTPFETK from the coding sequence ATGAGTAATCTTAAAAATCAATTAGCAAATAAAGCAGGGGGTACGGCTACTAAGAAGCAGCCGCAGACAATGCAGGACTGGATAAAGGTAATGGAGCCTCAGATAAAGAAGGCGCTGCCAAGCGTAATTACCGCAGAGAGATTTACAAGGATGGCACTGACGGCTATAAGTACTAACCCCAAGCTTGCAGAGTGTACGCCTGAAAGCTTCATGGGGGCACTGATGAATGCTGCGCAGCTGGGACTCGAGCCAAATACACCATTGGGACAGGCTTATTTGATACCCTACGGCAAGAGCGTTCAGTTTCAAGTTGGTTACAAAGGCCTTATGGAGTTGGCTCAGAGAAGTGGACAGTTCAAGAGCATATATGCTCATACAGTCTACGAAAATGATGAGTTCGAGGTTGAGTATGGACTGACTCAAAACATAGTTCATAAACCAAACTTTGATGACAGAGGAAAGCCAATCGGGTTTTATGCGGTCTATAAGCTTACAAATGGCGGGGAAAACTTCGTATTTATGACTCAGAGAGAGGTCGAGGAGTTCGGAAAAGCCAAGTCGAAGACATTCAACAATGGGCCTTGGAAGACAGACTTTGAGGCTATGGCTAAGAAAACTGTTTTAAAGCAGCTGCTGAAATACGCTCCAATAAAAGTAGAGTTCCAGAGAGAGATAGCTCAGGACGCAACTATAAAGACAGAGATAGCGGAGGATATGACGGAAGTGCCTGAGGAAATGGTGGAAGCTGAGTATGAAGTGGTAGAGCAAAATACAATGGCCGAGGACGCGGACC
- a CDS encoding phage antirepressor — protein MDNLINIKNEDGKSAAEEKKQLVVIDERELLGKQFRIYGDVENPLFLAKEVAEWIEHSNSRMMLQGVDEDEKVVRNVYTLGGNQEQWFLTEDGMYEVLMQSRKPIAKQFKKEVKNILRTIRKHGAYMTDATIEKTLTDPDFIIGLATELKKERQRAKELELTTKKQEQIIGELKPSADYTDRILKNRGLVTITQIAKDYGMSGTAMNKLLNELKIQYKQSDQWLLYRNHSGKGYTHSETIDITRSDGRPDISMITKWTQKGRLFLYEVLKAEGYVPTIERN, from the coding sequence ATGGATAATTTAATCAACATCAAGAATGAGGATGGTAAATCAGCAGCAGAAGAAAAGAAGCAATTAGTAGTAATAGACGAAAGGGAATTACTAGGTAAGCAGTTCAGAATTTATGGAGATGTAGAAAATCCGTTATTTTTAGCAAAAGAGGTTGCAGAGTGGATAGAGCACAGTAATTCAAGGATGATGCTACAAGGTGTAGACGAAGATGAAAAGGTAGTAAGGAATGTTTACACCCTTGGAGGTAATCAGGAGCAATGGTTTCTAACGGAGGACGGAATGTACGAAGTCCTTATGCAATCTAGGAAGCCAATAGCGAAGCAGTTCAAGAAAGAGGTCAAAAATATACTTAGGACAATCCGAAAGCATGGAGCTTATATGACAGATGCGACCATAGAGAAGACGCTTACAGATCCAGACTTCATAATCGGACTGGCGACAGAGCTTAAAAAGGAAAGGCAAAGAGCAAAGGAACTGGAGCTGACAACCAAGAAGCAGGAGCAGATCATAGGAGAACTCAAGCCTAGTGCTGATTATACAGACAGGATACTTAAAAACAGAGGGCTAGTAACCATAACTCAAATAGCTAAAGACTATGGAATGAGCGGTACGGCAATGAACAAGCTTCTAAACGAATTGAAGATACAGTACAAGCAAAGTGATCAATGGTTGTTATACAGAAATCACAGTGGCAAGGGATACACTCACTCAGAGACTATAGATATAACTAGGAGTGATGGAAGACCAGACATAAGTATGATTACGAAGTGGACTCAGAAAGGGAGATTGTTTCTGTATGAAGTGCTGAAGGCCGAGGGCTATGTACCAACAATAGAGAGGAATTAA
- the smpB gene encoding SsrA-binding protein SmpB produces the protein MVIDMAVGKILAKNRKATYDYFIEDKLEVGIVLKGTEVKSIRQGKLNLKDSYASIDDGEVYINNMHISPYEQGNIYNVDPVRKRKLLLNKREITKLLGYIKQKGYALIPLSVYLKQGKVKIELGVARGKKNYDKRADIAKKDAERRIKQHMSEKH, from the coding sequence ATGGTGATCGACATGGCAGTTGGAAAGATATTAGCCAAGAATAGAAAAGCGACATACGATTATTTTATAGAAGACAAGCTAGAGGTCGGGATAGTTCTGAAGGGAACAGAGGTCAAGTCTATAAGACAGGGCAAGCTGAACCTCAAGGACAGCTATGCTTCCATAGACGACGGCGAAGTCTATATAAACAATATGCATATAAGTCCGTATGAGCAAGGCAATATCTACAACGTGGATCCCGTGAGAAAGAGAAAGCTCCTTCTCAACAAGAGGGAGATAACTAAACTGCTGGGCTATATAAAGCAGAAAGGCTATGCTCTTATACCGCTTAGTGTATACCTGAAACAAGGCAAGGTGAAGATAGAGCTTGGAGTGGCGAGAGGTAAGAAAAACTACGACAAGAGAGCCGATATCGCCAAGAAAGATGCTGAGAGAAGGATAAAGCAGCATATGAGCGAAAAGCATTAA
- a CDS encoding ImmA/IrrE family metallo-endopeptidase: MYEKLLIEYEEEVEVIEAPLSDNLKGLYADGVVVVNDKLSTTEKACVIAEELGHHYTTAGDILDQSEVINRKLEKTARNWGYEKLVGLADLVNAYKSGVRNRHELAEFLGVTEEFIESALNYYREKHGLFATVDGYVVYFEPLGVFEKFF, encoded by the coding sequence ATGTACGAAAAGCTGCTAATTGAATATGAAGAAGAAGTCGAAGTCATAGAGGCTCCCCTGTCTGACAATCTAAAGGGCCTCTATGCCGATGGAGTTGTTGTAGTAAATGATAAGCTCAGTACTACTGAAAAAGCCTGTGTAATAGCAGAGGAGCTAGGCCACCACTACACCACTGCTGGGGACATACTGGATCAGTCGGAAGTCATCAATAGAAAGCTTGAGAAAACAGCCCGCAACTGGGGCTATGAAAAGCTTGTAGGTCTTGCAGACCTAGTGAACGCCTATAAATCAGGGGTGAGAAATAGGCACGAACTTGCAGAGTTCTTGGGCGTGACTGAGGAGTTTATAGAAAGCGCTCTGAATTACTACAGGGAAAAGCATGGGTTGTTTGCTACAGTAGATGGCTATGTAGTTTATTTTGAGCCTCTGGGGGTGTTTGAGAAGTTTTTTTAA
- a CDS encoding ATP-dependent nuclease, translating to MSHSNMFVKKLYIDKFRNLNDIEIPVAKRLTIISGHNGIGKSNILSLISSGSGTKKFKAQNGQSFHPEFYDFFHINESELNDDYKCFLEYVNNPKDPSDSSYHFCKSLTLKDDSNSNRAIRIIPRTSNYLDDSKTVKETQSEVKEKLNIGPDARVPMPTIYLSLSRLYPLGESDAKTSALNKSSRIISNQGHEEYRTWYNSVLKKSIASDVDSLSIIKKHKIEKTSYYMDISSATSLTQSIGQDNLGNIISALVDFFVISKDPEYQGGILCIDEVDVSLHPYAQLKLMELLVKLSDELNLQVIVSTHSLTILKEILRLQKSNPELYKLVYLKDPIAPFISEVDNYKSLKADLFIESNPVLPKVKIYFEDPSTNRLFSLLIGAAQRLGILESSFNLSKYDIVDVQLGCDNLLKLNEKDSYFNNVCIVLDGDARSKTKVKVSENLSFTPLLRSLSTRNTEPNVVFLPNYFPPESYLYRILYDYFIRDNQTFWRSLDRNPETTHYTKRYVEEHLILDSKNFDNDDLRNISEDLFTFAEKTDIIYSYYSEEDKSQELSKFITSFVEGLKILEKRLYAARY from the coding sequence ATGAGTCATTCTAATATGTTCGTTAAAAAGCTTTATATAGATAAATTTAGAAACTTAAATGATATAGAAATCCCCGTAGCTAAGCGTCTCACTATTATTTCAGGACACAATGGAATAGGAAAGTCAAATATACTCTCTCTTATTTCTTCTGGATCTGGAACTAAAAAGTTTAAAGCCCAAAATGGTCAGTCTTTTCATCCTGAGTTTTATGATTTTTTTCATATAAATGAATCTGAATTGAATGATGATTATAAATGTTTTTTAGAATATGTAAATAACCCTAAAGACCCTAGCGATAGTTCTTATCATTTTTGTAAGTCTTTGACATTAAAAGACGATAGCAATTCTAATAGGGCAATTAGAATTATTCCTCGGACTAGTAATTATCTTGATGACAGTAAAACTGTTAAGGAAACTCAAAGCGAAGTTAAAGAAAAATTAAATATTGGGCCCGATGCAAGAGTTCCTATGCCAACTATCTATCTGAGTCTTTCTAGACTATATCCTCTCGGAGAAAGCGATGCTAAAACTAGTGCTTTAAATAAATCTTCCCGTATAATATCAAACCAAGGGCACGAGGAGTATAGAACTTGGTATAATAGTGTTCTTAAAAAGTCTATTGCTAGTGATGTAGATTCTTTATCTATAATAAAAAAGCATAAGATTGAAAAAACTTCTTACTATATGGACATATCTAGTGCAACATCACTAACCCAGTCTATTGGTCAAGATAATTTAGGCAATATAATAAGTGCTTTAGTAGATTTTTTTGTAATTTCTAAAGATCCTGAATATCAGGGTGGTATCCTTTGTATTGATGAAGTTGATGTTTCTTTACACCCATATGCACAACTTAAATTAATGGAATTATTAGTTAAACTTTCAGACGAGCTCAACTTGCAAGTAATTGTAAGCACTCACTCCTTGACTATTTTAAAGGAAATTCTTAGACTTCAAAAAAGTAACCCCGAACTCTATAAACTAGTCTATCTAAAAGATCCTATAGCTCCATTTATAAGTGAAGTAGACAATTACAAATCTTTAAAGGCAGATTTATTTATAGAATCAAATCCTGTACTTCCTAAAGTTAAAATTTATTTTGAAGACCCTAGCACCAACCGACTTTTTTCTCTATTAATAGGTGCTGCTCAAAGACTAGGTATTCTGGAAAGTAGCTTTAACTTAAGTAAATATGATATAGTGGACGTTCAGCTTGGATGTGATAACCTCCTTAAATTGAACGAAAAAGATTCTTACTTCAATAATGTGTGTATAGTTTTAGATGGTGATGCCAGGAGCAAAACGAAAGTAAAGGTATCAGAAAACTTATCGTTTACTCCACTATTAAGAAGCTTAAGTACCAGAAATACTGAGCCCAACGTCGTATTTCTTCCTAACTATTTTCCTCCAGAGTCTTACCTTTATAGAATCCTATATGACTATTTCATTAGAGACAATCAGACTTTTTGGAGAAGCCTAGATAGAAATCCAGAAACTACTCATTATACCAAGAGATATGTTGAAGAGCACCTTATATTAGATTCTAAAAACTTTGATAATGATGACCTTAGGAACATTTCCGAAGACTTATTCACTTTTGCTGAGAAAACTGATATCATATATAGTTACTACTCTGAAGAAGATAAAAGCCAAGAGCTCTCTAAATTTATAACTTCATTTGTTGAAGGACTTAAAATTCTTGAAAAAAGACTTTACGCTGCTAGATATTAA
- the rnr gene encoding ribonuclease R: protein MNIKDKIIEYMESEEYIPMKREEIAKRLQIGKEGKDELYKILSEMEAEGRIYRNRKDKYGIPHNMNLAVGKLIVNQRGYGFLVPDNKSEGVTDVFISPRDLNGAMNGDRVIAKITLSSGDGKKREGEIRKILKRANEKIVGVYEKSKSFGFVVPSDNRITEDIFIPKNDSMGAQDKQIVEVEITSWGDSRRSPEGRVIDILGNKGDAGIDIITIVKKYGLPEHFPEAVEHEAESITEEIPASEIKRRADFRDKMIFTIDGADAMDFDDGVSIEKLENGNYKLGVHIADVTYYVKENKPLDKEAIERGTSIYLVDRVIPMLPKKLSNGVCSLNPKVDRLALSVIMEIDKQGRVKSHEIVESVINSKERLIYEDVSDILEKDDTELKEKYSHILDDFYTMEELCKILMEKRRRRGSIDFDFPETKVILDEKGKPIEISEYERRIANRIIEEFMLVTNETVAEYMHWSQAPFLYRIHEDPDLDKIQEFSKFIYNFGYKFKGSQEVHPRELQELLGKIEGKKEEHLINTIMLRSLKKARYSAEIDSHFGLAAEYYTHFTSPIRRYPDLQIHRIIKWFINGELDEKKASKLKAKLPEIAELSSDAEKRADEAERETDDLKKAEFMLDKIGEEFDGVISGVISSGLFIELPNTVEGFVHVNTLKDDYYKYDERSYALMGERTKRMYRIGDEQRVRVTNVNIDSRQVDFIIVESSELDEE from the coding sequence ATGAATATAAAAGACAAGATAATAGAGTATATGGAGAGCGAAGAGTATATACCTATGAAGAGAGAGGAGATAGCCAAACGTCTCCAGATAGGAAAAGAAGGCAAAGACGAGCTTTACAAGATACTTTCCGAGATGGAAGCAGAGGGGCGCATCTACAGAAACAGAAAAGACAAGTACGGAATTCCGCACAATATGAATCTGGCAGTCGGAAAGCTGATAGTGAACCAGAGGGGCTACGGTTTTTTAGTTCCGGACAACAAGAGCGAAGGCGTAACAGACGTGTTTATATCTCCTAGGGATTTAAATGGAGCGATGAACGGAGACAGGGTAATCGCCAAGATAACACTTTCAAGTGGAGACGGGAAGAAACGCGAGGGTGAAATAAGAAAGATACTCAAGAGAGCCAACGAGAAAATAGTCGGAGTATACGAGAAGAGCAAGAGCTTTGGCTTTGTAGTGCCTTCAGACAACAGGATAACAGAGGATATATTCATACCTAAGAACGACTCCATGGGAGCGCAGGACAAGCAGATAGTGGAAGTGGAGATAACAAGCTGGGGTGATTCGAGGAGAAGTCCAGAGGGAAGAGTTATAGACATACTTGGAAACAAGGGCGATGCTGGAATAGACATAATAACCATAGTCAAGAAATACGGACTCCCAGAGCATTTCCCAGAAGCTGTGGAACATGAGGCGGAGTCTATTACAGAGGAGATCCCGGCTTCAGAGATCAAGAGAAGAGCGGATTTTAGAGACAAGATGATATTCACTATAGACGGGGCAGACGCCATGGACTTCGACGACGGAGTCTCCATAGAGAAGCTTGAAAACGGAAACTATAAGCTAGGGGTTCATATAGCGGACGTGACGTACTACGTAAAAGAGAACAAGCCTCTAGACAAAGAGGCAATAGAGAGGGGTACGAGCATCTATCTTGTAGACCGGGTTATACCTATGCTGCCTAAGAAGCTTTCAAATGGAGTATGTAGTTTGAATCCCAAGGTGGACAGGCTTGCGCTCAGCGTGATCATGGAGATAGACAAGCAGGGAAGAGTCAAAAGCCATGAGATAGTTGAAAGTGTGATAAACAGCAAGGAAAGGCTCATATACGAGGACGTATCAGACATACTGGAAAAAGATGATACCGAGTTAAAAGAGAAATACTCACATATACTGGATGACTTCTACACTATGGAGGAACTCTGCAAAATCCTTATGGAAAAGAGAAGGAGAAGGGGGAGCATAGACTTCGACTTCCCGGAGACGAAGGTCATACTGGACGAGAAAGGCAAGCCTATAGAGATTTCGGAGTATGAGAGGCGAATAGCCAACAGGATAATAGAGGAGTTTATGCTTGTCACAAACGAGACAGTGGCGGAGTATATGCACTGGAGCCAGGCTCCATTCCTCTACAGGATACACGAGGACCCGGACCTTGACAAGATACAGGAGTTCTCGAAGTTTATATATAACTTCGGCTACAAGTTCAAAGGTTCGCAGGAAGTACACCCTAGAGAGCTTCAGGAACTGCTGGGCAAGATAGAGGGCAAAAAGGAAGAGCACCTAATAAACACCATAATGTTGAGGTCTCTGAAAAAAGCCAGGTATAGCGCCGAGATAGACAGTCACTTCGGACTGGCTGCGGAGTACTACACCCACTTCACGTCCCCTATCAGAAGGTATCCTGACCTTCAGATACACAGGATAATAAAGTGGTTTATAAACGGCGAGCTCGACGAGAAGAAGGCGAGCAAGTTAAAGGCCAAGCTGCCTGAGATAGCCGAGCTCAGTTCTGATGCAGAGAAGAGGGCGGACGAGGCTGAAAGAGAGACAGATGACCTCAAGAAAGCCGAGTTCATGCTGGACAAGATAGGCGAGGAGTTCGACGGAGTGATTTCCGGAGTGATATCTTCTGGGCTTTTCATAGAGCTTCCAAACACTGTCGAGGGGTTTGTGCATGTGAACACTCTTAAAGATGACTACTACAAGTACGATGAAAGGTCTTACGCGCTTATGGGTGAAAGAACAAAGAGAATGTACAGGATAGGGGACGAACAGAGAGTCAGAGTCACAAATGTAAACATAGACAGCAGACAGGTGGACTTTATCATAGTGGAATCGTCGGAATTAGACGAAGAGTAG
- a CDS encoding DNA adenine methylase, whose translation MSNILSNSPLRYPGGKSKLYSYTKDLISKNNLDGCTYVEPFAGGCGLAITLLLQGVVSKLVLNDIDRSIYAFWYSVLNHTDELCKLIVETPITVDQWNIQKRIQNNKEIESLLSLGFSTFFLNRTNRSGVIAAGPIGGKSQNGNYKIDCRFNKKDLIDRILEISKHKNNISFYNYDASYFLKRVVSRQRKDTFIFFDPPYYEKGPGLYLNHFKHDDHEALARVIEKSKQLNWVVTYDNNSKIKDIYSKFDKQVYSLRHTAHTSKQGSEVMIYSDKIQSVPFRSE comes from the coding sequence ATGTCCAATATCCTAAGCAATTCCCCACTTAGATATCCTGGTGGGAAAAGCAAACTATACAGCTATACAAAAGATTTAATTTCAAAGAATAACCTGGATGGATGTACTTATGTAGAGCCATTCGCTGGTGGCTGTGGGCTGGCCATAACCCTTCTTTTGCAAGGTGTCGTTTCTAAGCTAGTTTTAAATGATATTGACAGGTCTATATATGCCTTTTGGTATAGTGTCCTTAATCATACTGATGAACTATGCAAACTTATTGTTGAAACACCTATCACCGTAGACCAATGGAATATACAAAAGAGAATTCAGAACAATAAAGAAATTGAATCTCTTCTTAGTCTAGGATTTTCAACTTTCTTCTTGAATAGAACTAATCGATCTGGAGTTATAGCTGCTGGTCCAATAGGAGGTAAATCTCAGAACGGAAATTATAAAATAGACTGTAGGTTTAACAAAAAAGATTTAATAGATAGAATTTTAGAAATATCAAAACATAAAAACAATATTTCATTCTATAATTACGATGCTTCCTACTTTCTTAAACGAGTAGTTTCACGTCAAAGAAAAGATACCTTTATATTCTTTGACCCCCCTTATTATGAGAAAGGACCTGGGCTATATCTAAACCATTTTAAACATGATGACCATGAAGCCCTGGCCAGAGTTATAGAAAAATCAAAACAGCTTAATTGGGTTGTTACTTATGATAATAATTCAAAAATCAAAGATATCTATTCTAAATTTGACAAGCAGGTATATAGCTTGAGACATACTGCTCATACAAGTAAACAAGGATCCGAAGTTATGATTTATAGTGATAAAATACAATCCGTACCTTTTAGGTCTGAGTAA
- a CDS encoding helix-turn-helix domain-containing protein → MEPLYKKLREYRISKGITQTHISRMTGISNAKLSSIENGNTELKADDFILIAVKGFGVNPSFFTDGVLETKKKQLLKEA, encoded by the coding sequence ATGGAACCTTTATATAAAAAACTTAGAGAATACAGAATCTCTAAAGGCATAACTCAGACCCATATTTCGAGGATGACAGGCATATCCAACGCTAAACTTAGTAGCATAGAGAATGGGAATACAGAGTTAAAAGCAGATGATTTTATACTTATAGCTGTGAAAGGATTTGGAGTGAATCCTTCTTTTTTTACAGATGGAGTCTTAGAAACTAAGAAAAAACAGTTATTAAAGGAGGCATAA
- a CDS encoding DUF1883 domain-containing protein, whose amino-acid sequence MSKIPYADSKGTLSVKVELQHASDVFLVDSLNFQKFQRGQRFKYHGGHYRETPVNITVSGTGRWYLVVRGGGQYRYSFY is encoded by the coding sequence ATGAGCAAAATTCCTTACGCAGATAGTAAAGGGACCCTGAGTGTAAAAGTCGAACTACAGCATGCCTCTGATGTCTTTTTGGTAGATTCATTGAATTTCCAAAAATTTCAGCGAGGTCAACGCTTCAAGTATCATGGCGGTCACTACAGAGAAACACCCGTTAACATTACTGTTTCTGGCACAGGTCGCTGGTATCTAGTAGTCCGTGGCGGCGGACAATACCGATACAGCTTTTACTAG
- a CDS encoding helix-turn-helix domain-containing protein, with protein sequence MDIAKRLKEARELKGATQTQVSKDTGINNKTLSGYERKISEPDLETLNTLANYYGVTTDYLLCRTDDPNGEEEIVTIAAHHDGEEFTEEEKKMIEDFKDMVRKMKQKKGQ encoded by the coding sequence GTGGATATAGCAAAACGATTGAAAGAAGCTAGAGAATTGAAAGGAGCGACCCAAACGCAAGTCAGTAAAGATACCGGCATTAACAACAAGACTTTATCTGGATATGAAAGAAAAATTAGCGAGCCAGATTTAGAAACACTGAATACCTTAGCAAATTATTACGGTGTCACAACCGATTACCTCCTGTGCCGAACAGACGACCCGAACGGAGAAGAAGAAATCGTAACCATAGCAGCGCACCATGACGGTGAGGAGTTTACTGAAGAAGAAAAGAAGATGATCGAAGACTTCAAAGATATGGTCAGGAAGATGAAACAAAAAAAGGGGCAGTAA
- a CDS encoding (2Fe-2S)-binding protein, whose amino-acid sequence MSNLICYCSNVTEQEIVGAIDNGAKSLSDIKDMTGACTLGRCKELHPKGT is encoded by the coding sequence ATGTCTAATTTAATATGCTACTGCTCCAATGTAACCGAGCAAGAGATAGTTGGCGCTATAGATAATGGAGCCAAGAGCCTTTCCGATATAAAGGATATGACAGGGGCTTGTACTCTAGGAAGGTGCAAAGAGCTTCATCCTAAAGGAACTTGA